Sequence from the Bubalus kerabau isolate K-KA32 ecotype Philippines breed swamp buffalo chromosome 17, PCC_UOA_SB_1v2, whole genome shotgun sequence genome:
taagaccctgtgcttcccaacacaggggggctgaagttcaatccctgtttgggaaactaagatcctgcatgcagtttatgcagccaaaaaaaaattatgagaaaacaaaccaaaatgacCAAAATGCTAATGGTGTTTATGGTGCATTGGAgtttgtgggggcgggggggcagggACGGCAAGGCAGAGAGATCTACCTTTTCGTAAAACTGAAATTGTTTTTAATGAGTCAAGTACTGCTCTCAAATGAACAGCAGGAATCCTTCAGAAATGCATacttgaaaaaaaggaaaaccagttCTTgcaaatcagtaaaaaaaaaaaaaaggcacaaagacACAATagtaaaatgggcaaaaggcTGAGATTATACACAGCGAAGTTTAAAAGCATACACAGGCGGGAAGGAATCCATGAGTTAGCAAGAATTACTTTTTTGGCTTATCAAACAAGCAAACATTTTGTTGGTTTAAGTAATAAATATGCAATGCTGGCCAAGTTGTTCACATACTTATTTATACCAGGGGTGGCAAAGACATTTCTTTGCAAATATGCACTGCTCAGTCTGTCTGATGTGGAGTGTTATGCTGAGAAAGGTGTGGGCCAGTCTTCAGGTTCAGGGCCAGTGTGACTGATTAGCTATGCACATCCCTGCCCACCCTCCTCCCGCCCTGCCCTTAGCTGGCGGCTGTGAATGCTGCCCCTCGGGAAACAAATTCTGCACTATCTTTTGAGAATCACAGAAATGCTTTTCACGTCTCATCTGGTAATACCACTTTTTGGAAATCTATCTTAAGCAAGCAACTACAAATACAAATGTTCTATGATCTGTTAATCGAACCTTTTCATCACTgtcatttttaaattgtcattACAAAttagtgagaaaaagaaaactttaaatctgtaattatatgaaaaatgtttactcaaaggaaaaaaaaattttaagtacagtGAATACTAAAATATGATAAGATGTGGCTGTGTCTGATGTATGGCTGTGGTTTATCAGCAATCACTAAGAGAACTTTAAGCACCccctgagtgcctactatgtaccaggcactgttagGCTCTGTTGCACAGAGGAGCTCCAGGCCTTTCCAGAGCCCCAGCGGGAGGCACCGTCACCGCAATTCTTAAGAAAGCGAGGTTAATCAGCTTCTGAGGAGGGGGCTGGCTCTGGCTTCAGGTCTGCCTGGTTCCAAAGCCCATGCTCTCCCTGCCCTGCCAAGGGGCTCCTCAGCCAGTGAACACAGGCATGGTCCTGGGTGTGTGCTCTGATGAGAACACCCCGGGGTAGTTTATTAGCCTGCTGtgcttctcaaattttatttaatatgctTAATACTATTTAATGAGGAAAGTAAACCTAACACAACTGGTTAAATGAGGGTCTGAACAAACTATTTCATCTGTGGATCTTTCTAGGCCTGACATCAGGCCTCTTATTCCCTAAGGGGGGTTAAGAGTGCAAGTTCTTCATGGAGAAAGTGAGTATAGGGGAGAGTTAAGTAGTTCAGTTGctcccaagagaaaaaaaatctaaaaatctttTAGACATTGAGAAGAGAAGGCCAGGAATGCTTCCAAGCCTTCAAGTGCTTCCAAAGCCTTGCTGGGAACTTCTCCTTGGGGAACGCAACCACATGCAAAGACATCACAGCAAGTTGCTGATGGAGATTCCAAGATTCAGGAGGTAAAGGGGAAGCAATGCACACGTAAGAGATAAGTTTCGGGTGTACAACACAGGGAGTGAGTGTTCTTATACATTACCAAACAATGGCCACAACGAGCCCAGTTACCATCTGCCACCACGGGGCTAtcacaatattattgactatattccctattTGTACATTGCATTCCTGTGACTTCTTTTATAGCtgaagtttgtacttcttaatcccctGCAACTTTCTGGTCTATCCCCCCATCCTCATATAATACAGTATGTTAATTataactaaataaaaacaaatttttaaaaggttcacaatggaataaaaaaaaaaaagataaagaacagTATCCCCGGTTTCCAACCCTAGAAGTCTAGTGAAATAAACTAGGCCACATCTATGCAATCAAGTATCAGGCAGTCCTGAAAGATGAAACTGGGGAATATATTTAGGAATGTAGGAAGATGTTCATGACATATTAGAAGAaaaatttcaacttttaaaatagtatgtattttatttaaaaatctatataaacCTACACACAGGAAAAAATGTCTGAACGGTGTATACCTCTTTCAGCAGCAAGTATATCTAAGAcaggaaaatacaaatattaaaaaacaaaaatccaaaaccTCAAAGATGATAGTATTTTCTAATTGTCTTCAACGGATATGTATTACTTGCATAATCAAAGAAAGCTTAAAACATGAgtgtttctaaatttaaaaaatattaacctgAGTATAAGAGCAGTGCCCAAACTGCCTGATGTATCAGGAATTGGTTGGGAAAAGCCAGGAAGAATAGCATTATCTTGGGGGCCACTAGAACCGCAGGAAGAAAAGCAGCAAGCTGAGAGGTAACAGGCTGAGGTACCTGCCACCACAGGCAGCTCGAGTTCAGCTTGTAAAGTGTGGAGGCAGTGGCTTGTGCATATTCCATACATGCCCACTAGTCCGGGGATGACCGGCAGAGTTAACTATCCATGCTGTCACCGCTGCCATCTGTGGTATGAAAGAAGCGTCGGAACAGAGTCAAGTCTGATGTTCCCTGGCTTTCTAGAGTTAAGGCCTCTTAAGAAGCCTTGGCCAGGGCCCTCGACAAATGGCACACAGCAGACCCCCTCAAGGAGTCTCCATCACCTCTTAATCCAAATATCTAAAGACCAGGATGGAGTAATGGAGGGAGGCACATAAAGAAAAGTCTAGAAGAGGTGATAAAGAAGGAACATGCAGATGGATCATGAAGAGTCCACACATGGTGAAAACTCTGAAACCTTCCTGCCTGTGAATGGTGCAGTGGCTTGGAGAATGACTTCAAGAGCCTAGACCTTTGGGAAGGGCAAAAAGCTTGATGGGATATGATACAAAGCACACAAAACCACCTACGAGGTATTCTTGCCAAAGCAGCTGAAGACGAGTCAAATTAAATTCTCCAGAGTTTAGTGTTAACTTCCACTTAGAGAAAATACAGAGAGAGGAACAAATTAAGGATACCACAGGAAGCAAACGGACACATTTAGAAGGGGGGACATTCCACAGGACAACTGACCTTGTTTCTGCCAAAACTACTTGCATAATCAcacaaagcttaaaaaaaaacgaGAGCTAGAATGATGGTTGCCATGGCTGCagggagggggaaatggggagttaTTGCTTAATGGATACAGAATTTgagtttttcaagatgaaaaactCCTGAGTATCCACGGCACAATAATGTGACTCCACTTAATTTTGTCATGGATTtatcagaattaaaaataaattaaaaaataagtgcttctaaatttaaaaagttaaaccttaatataaagaatataaaaacggTTAGCTATATTAGGAATTGGGTGGAGAGAGGGGGGAAATATATTTCTACATTATTCTTGGGGTCACACAAGGCATTAAGAAAAAGTGAGAGGAGGTTGCTTTAGATTAAGAGAAACTTGAAATCAGACAACCAAATGCAATCAATGGAGCACATTTGGATCCAGATTCAAACAAGTCAGCTATAAAAGGACATCTCGGAAATGACTAGGAAAATCTGATTACGGTGTGGGTAAGACACTTTGAGTTGatctaaaattttcctttttaggtAGACATACTGAAGcttaaaaaaacagagatgaCACAATTGAAAGAAAGTGTGTGAAATAATAATTGAAGTAGTATGGAGATTTAGCAAAAATggtgaaggaagaaatgaaatggCAGACTGACAAGGGCGTGAGTAAAGCTATGATCCCGGGGAAAGAAGATTTCAAAAGGTAGTGGTGAGGTAGAAATTATCATAAAGAAATTACAGGGTTTTCCTGGAGTTGAATGGAGAGATTAAGGAAAAATTACAACTGTTCAGAAAAGGATGGGGTCTGGttgaaaaggcataggaaccaacATGAAAGGACTCCCAGTGGCCAGAGCTGGAACAGTTCTAAAATAAGTAATGGTCGTGTTGAATTACAGCCCATGCCACAAATCCATCCTGATAAAATAAATTACTGAATAAAAATATAGGGAAGCAACTTTTCCTCACAGAATTCTAACTACTAAATGTAGAAGGGatgaggaaaattaaaaaaatcaccattATAGTATGACAGAGTAAAAATGGCTGTAGGTAAAATCCACTTGCTAGATGCTACAATTCAGTAGGTAAAAGTTTCAGGAGAAATTGGAAGCTCTCCTCAAAGTTTGTCCTGAGAGATATTTATAAAttacaaagagaaacaaatataGGTTAATTAACAACATCAACAATAAGCCACACTGACATTATGTTCCTCTGAGGTAGTGGTGGCAGGATCAGAAACAAATATACAGTGGGTGGGAGGGTGGTCCCTGGGAGGAAACAGGGCCAGTCAGTGAGGGCTGTCTCATCAGGGACTTGGGAAACGAGGAAGAGGGGCTGTGAGTGAGCGCTCATGTGGAGCAAGTGCTCATTTGGCTGGTGCAGGTCCTAATGAgtcatgtttgtttttaatttcatgactctgGAGCCACACATCATAGATCAGAAATGGCAGGATGAGAAAAAGCAAGGCAGTGAATAACGATAGACACAACCCACCCTGCCAGGCAAGGAGTCAAATTCTGAGACACCAGGTCCACTTGGTTCCCGTGTCTTTGCATCTGACCATCATTCAAGTTGGTGATGCAAAACCTTTACATTAGAACAGTATGGTATGAACAGGATTTTTAGTGCAATCCGTGGCTCATACTTTTGAGTGAAGTATGCCCAGCGCAGAAATAGGACTTTATGTGAAGCTGGCTGTGCTGACGATGCCAGAGTCCAAGAACAGAAACAGCTTTCAAATATTccttcctttttcaaaaatacaaaaccccaaaccctcaaatataaaattacaaaaaattctATTTGATCAGAAGCAGATTTACGATCTACAAGACCAATTATAAGAAAGTGTTTAGCAAAAATATACTTCACCGATCAGTGCCCCCAAAATTCATCTAATCCTAAATTGTAAGGGCAATGGCTATCAGAACttcactttaaaaatctttttgatcCCCTAATACTACAAGTGTCCCCATCTGATTTAACATGAAATAACACTGAAATTACTAAAAAGGAAGGTGGCTTCAGTCAGTACAGCTGTTACTTTTCCTCAGAGAGGATGTGGCAGGAATAAAACAAACCTGGGTTGAGCATCAAGATTTAAAATAAGTATCTCATGGACTCTCAAAAACCAAATAATTGAACCAAACCAAGCTGGGGTTCAGTTCTTGCCCCATCACTTAAAACCCAGGTCAAATCAAATGACAACTTGGAGTTTCAAGTTTGCTCCATctgtaaatatgaaataaatatcgTCAAACTCGGTGCAGTGCAGCACTCCTTCAAAGATCAAATAATACATATGGCAATGTTTTCAAAATTATGAACTACTATGTAAACACATTACCAATTACTTCAGCTTTGTGGATTGATCACTATAGGTACACCTCAAAAACCTTTTTATGATGCCCTCTGCTGATACATCCCATGTGATAAAGATATTGTATGTGAACACTCCTGTAAAAATTCAGGCAACAGAGTTCCTGTctagagtccacctgccagtcaCAAATTTTTTGCCAGGATTGCAAAATCGAGGTTCTCCATTCTGTGGACACCACCAGAGAAGGGCAAAATCTATTGGCTTCTTTCCCATGCAACAAAAATGCTCTGTAAGGTTTTCTGCTTCAGTGACTGACACACGTGCTGTCCATCTGCAAAAAGATTGTCCTATCCCCTTGCAACCTCTTGCTGTGTTCTGACTACACCGCAACACATTTTCAAGTTGTTAACAAGGTGGGCGGGCTGGTGGAAGACCCTCTTACATTCAGAGCACTCGAGGGGGCTCTCTCCAGGAGAAAGCCTAAGATGCTGAGAAATGTTCTGACGGGAGGGTTTTCAACAGTGACGGCACTCAAGAGGCTTCTCTTGGGAATGGAGCTGGTAATGTTGAGTGAGGTAGGATGGTTGGCTGAAACACTTCCCACACAGCTGGCACTGATAAGTCCTCTCCTGAGCGTGAATCCTGTAGTGCTGGATGAGGTGTGAACTCTGACGGAACCTTCTGCCGCAGTCGCAACACTGACAGGCTCTTTCTCCAACGTAGTCGTGCTGTCGCTTATATCGAATCAAATACATCTTGTTTCGGGGCAACTCAGGCGGCAGGGCCATTGCTGCTTCGTGGGCTTtgagatgctggaaaagatgcaCAGCCTGGATAAAAGCTTTGCCGCACTGGAAACACTCGTGGCAGTCCTGACTCTGAATTCTCACGCGGCCGTAGACATCTGCACGCTGGGTCAAGGACTTCCCATCTGAGTGAGTCTTCTGATGTCTGGTGAGGTGTGGCATGAGGTAGAAGGCTTCCCCACACTGTTTACACACAAACGGCTTCTTCCCCGTATGGATCTGCTGGTGTTTCTCCCAGCCTGGTCGGGTACTAAAATTTCTGTCACAAAATTCACATCTGTAGTGTTTGTTCTCTTGGAGGAAAAACAAGTTGTGGGCCAGCTGGGACCTGATGCAGACTCCAGGAGTAGTGCGCTCCTGGGGATCCTTTCCAGGAAGACTCTCCAATGGTTTGTTAAGTtctgagcttttctctagttgatcACCCTCGTGGCTTCCTTCCTGAGCAAGGGTCTTGGGGTCACTCATTTCTGTGGGACTCAAAACTTCCGCTGGCTTGACCTGTTGTGACTCCAGGGGATCATCAGAAGACTCTCCTGTGTGGGTATACCAGGAGTCACCTGCCTCCAAATCCTCTATTCCTGCCCCCGAGGATGACTTTTCTACAGGCAGGCTTTGCTCTGGAGTTAGATCTTTGGTTTCTGATTGTTCCTCCCAatctaaaagaaatgtaaaaggtCCTCTACTATTTTTACTCAGAGAGAAACATCATTATagtagaaacagaagaaaaagaccaaaaattACAGAATAGTTAGTACAGAGGTTTGAGTTTTCTGGGAACCTAAGGAGAGAGTGGGAGAAGGATGGAGAAGAGAGTAAGCAAGGACAGGTGAGGGTGAGGCAGAAGAGACCACCTAGGAGGACTGAACACT
This genomic interval carries:
- the ZIM2 gene encoding zinc finger imprinted 2, producing MLHMKEVLDDILRNPQLVHLRDQEENPETTPIRNPEVLRVSHQNFRYFQSLSVTGPHQAVSQIQELCWRWLQPEIHTKEQIMEQLVLEHFLNILPEEVQIWVRSKQPKSSKEAGDLVAGLIQACEEEGFSLQNFALAEKRNTNEHQKEDTEMSDSKPFVTSQCSCQGSQVKMPTETAEELVTFEDVAVHFSPEELPYLSASQWNLYREVMLENYRNLVSLGYQFPKPDIISQLEEEESHAREEDGSTVTCQDWEEQSETKDLTPEQSLPVEKSSSGAGIEDLEAGDSWYTHTGESSDDPLESQQVKPAEVLSPTEMSDPKTLAQEGSHEGDQLEKSSELNKPLESLPGKDPQERTTPGVCIRSQLAHNLFFLQENKHYRCEFCDRNFSTRPGWEKHQQIHTGKKPFVCKQCGEAFYLMPHLTRHQKTHSDGKSLTQRADVYGRVRIQSQDCHECFQCGKAFIQAVHLFQHLKAHEAAMALPPELPRNKMYLIRYKRQHDYVGERACQCCDCGRRFRQSSHLIQHYRIHAQERTYQCQLCGKCFSQPSYLTQHYQLHSQEKPLECRHC